In Salminus brasiliensis chromosome 24, fSalBra1.hap2, whole genome shotgun sequence, one genomic interval encodes:
- the LOC140547162 gene encoding histone H2B, which produces MPEPAKSAPKKGSKKAVTKTAGKGGKKRRKSRKESYAIYVYKVLKQVHPDTGISSKAMGIMNSFVNDIFERIAGESSRLAHYNKRSTITSREIQTAVRLLLPGELAKHAVSEGTKAVTKYTSSK; this is translated from the coding sequence ATGCCTGAGCCAGCTAAGTCAGCGCCCAAGAAGGGATCCAAGAAAGCCGTGACCAAGACGGCCGGGAAAGGCGGCAAGaagcgcagaaagtccaggaaggagagctatgccatctacgtgtacaaggtgctgaagcaggtccaCCCTGACACTGGAATCTCCTCTAAAGCGATGGGCATCATGAACTCGTTCGTGAACGACATCTTCGAGCGCATCGCCGGTGAGTCTTCTCGTTTGGCTCACTACAACAAACGTTCTACTATCACCTCTAGGGAGATCCAGACTGCTGTGCGTCTGCTCCTTCCCGGTGAGTTGGCCAAGCACGCCGTGTCCGAGGGCACAAAGGCCGTCACCAAGTACACGAGCTCCAAGTAA
- the LOC140547068 gene encoding histone H2A-like translates to MSGRGKTGGKARAKAKTRSSRAGLQFPVGRVHRLLRKGNYAERVGAGAPVYLAAVLEYLTAEILELAGNAARDNKKTRIIPRHLQLAVRNDEELNKLLGGVTIAQGGVLPNIQAVLLPKKTEKTMKTK, encoded by the coding sequence ATGAGTGGAAGAGGCAAAACCGGTGGTAAAGCTAGGGCCAAGGCTAAGACTCGTTCGTCCCGCGCCGGACTGCAGTTCCCAGTTGGCCGTGTGCACAGGCTCCTGCGTAAAGGCAACTACGCTGAGCGGGTCGGCGCCGGCGCTCCCGTCTACTTGGCCGCCGTCCTGGAGTATCTCACCGCTGAGATTCTCGAGTTGGCTGGCAACGCCGCCCGCGACAACAAGAAGACCCGTATCATCCCCCGTCACCtgcagctggctgttcgtaacgacgaggagctgaacaaactgctcgGAGGAGTCACTATCGCCCAAGGTGGTGTGCTGCCCAACATTCAGGCTGTACTGCTGCCTAAGAAGACCGAGAAGACTATGAAGACAAAGTAA
- the LOC140546618 gene encoding histone H3, giving the protein MARTKQTARKSTGGKAPRKQLATKAARKSAPATGGVKKPHRYRPGTVALREIRRYQKSTELLIRKLPFQRLVREIAQDFKTDLRFQSSAVMALQEASEAYLVGLFEDTNLCAIHAKRVTIMPKDIQLARRIRGERA; this is encoded by the coding sequence atggcaagaaccaagcagACCGCCCGTAAGTCCACCGGTGGCAAGGCCCCGAGGAAGCAGCTCGCCACCAAGGCTGCTCGCAAAAGCGCCCCAGCCACCGGTGGCGTGAAAAAGCCTCACCGTTACAGGCCCGGCACCGTGGCTCTGAGGGAGATCCGCCGCTACCAGAAATCTACTGAGCTGCTGATCCGTAAGCTGCCCTTCCAGCGCCTAGTGCGTGAGATCGCtcaggacttcaagactgatctccgcttccagagctccgccgtcatggccctgcaggaggctagcgaggcgtacttggtgggtctgtttgaagatactaacctgtgcgctatccacgccaagagagtcaccatcatgcctaaagacatccagctggcccgccgtattcgcggagagcgcgcttaa